TCTTCAACCGGATAATAGCCGTTTCCGATGGGAGGAAGAGGCTGGTCAGGTGGGCTATATGCCTCTCCACCAACTGCAATATAAGTCGCGCCGTTAGCCAAACCGGTGAATAGCTCTCGTGGCCAATAACCAACAATATTGTCTGGTCTGATTGAGTCCCTTATTAGAAGCCACCAATGCCCTGTTTTAGGATCCTTTTCAACATATTATGAGCATTAGTTTATGTTACAGAAACAATATTAGGTTTACAAACTCATCATTTTTACGGAGTATAACAACAAAACATTAATCCGTCGTATACAATTGAACATTTAATTGTTGATACTCTCAGAAAACTAAAAGTTTGAAGAATAATAATGAACAAAAATCATGAAGAATTCAAATTAGAAATTTCACCTGGTAAACAAAGGGCCCCATACACACTATTTTCGAACTCCCTCTTTCCGAGGTTCCACTCACAATAGCATCAACCGGAATGTGTTTATTGACCCTAATGAATCCAGGGCACAACATGTTGAAACAATGTGATTGACCAGCCTTAAAGATAAAGACAAAAAATTTGTCAGAAAAGGCAAATAAAATGGACAAGAAGTGAAATGTCGGATCATAAACTCACATTAAAATACTGAAAAAGATGTGTACGATTGTCTTTATTTATCGTTGGATTAACCTACACGTTTGAAAAGAAATGGATGTTAGGAGTAAATTACTGTGAACCAATGTGACAAAAAGTCTCACTCAAAAGGATAAAAATAGTCCAAAAGATCGAGGATCATATAATTTTGACATCCGCAAGAATTAAACACTCCTTAATGTTTAGGATATTGTTTGATATAATGTTACATTTTCTTCGAGTACATGGAAGGTTACAAAACCAAACAATGTACAAAGACCTTGCATGCGTTAaacaatttttacgaaaaaGAGGGAGATGCGGAGTAACTTACAGTCCAACCAAATTGTATCCGATCATTACCATTTTGAATGATCATTTCTCCCGATGAATATTGTTGTGGCGTAACATGTGGATTATAAATGCTTAACTCACATTTTACACCATAATATTTCACTTTGCTTGGGTCGGAATTTGTTTGAACAATTGCGAACTGTGACAACAATAAAACAATCCTTCTTATTAGGAACACATATATTAATTAGGAACCTCTTAAATGCTCAAATTATTTAGAACGGAGGGAATAAAACGTTTACATGAGTTCCCGGTTGTTGTTGATTAGCGTTTGACTTCAATCTAGAAACATAATCTTTAGTAAATCGCGACATTCGGATAAATTCATCTTTACTCCACCGCCGGATTAAAATAGTTCCCTCAGGGCATCCTCCATCTTCTAATTGCATATTCTCAACTAATGCCTCATTTTCAGCTTCTTCCCATTTTGGTACAAAACTTGGTCTCATCTAAATCCTAACAAAATATTAGAGCAGGTACTTCGTCTATTCTTTTTTTGAAACTACACGAAATTgaatataacaaaaaaaaaagaaaaaaaagatcaTGAACCTGTGGATGGGAAGAATGATTTTTCATTAGAGGATGATCAAATGCAGGCTGTTTATAGAAATCCACACAATCGTACACATCTCCATATTTTGTCTGTGAATCATACTCTTGATTATTATTACAAGcattatatatatttataataaaccACCACCTTGCACAATTGctcttgccaaaaaaaaaaatgttaaaaaacaacaaacaaattgAAACACATAAATAAAGTATTTCTACAAATAAGCCCAAAAAtggattttggaaataaaagttactAGTTGTGGATAAAGTTGTAAATCATTAGAGAAAATTGTACATACAAATGGAGAAAATTGTAAATCataaaggaaaatgaaaaagaacCTTTAGTGTCTTAACACTTGGCTTTTTTAGGAGCTTAAATTGCTTGACCCATTCAAGTTTATCTTGATTAGAAAATTGAATGCCTTCTATTTCATAATTTACCAGAGATGAACACAAGATCACAAAGTATGTAAGGACCTTAATACCCATCATCACGTACTCTACAAGTATcgaattaaaaatatatataaatatgacATTTACTAAGATACAAAATATCGATGTGTGGTCACAAAAGCAAAAAATAATTTCAATAAACCGTGCGTATTACCATATTAATTAGTTCATTTGTATATAGAATTATTGTATTTCTTACCTGTTCTTGAGTATGCAATTTCTGAAGGTAACTTGTAAAAGTAtcccttttttttgtttctttaatttaCAGTTTTACATGAGATGGCTAGGAAATGTGATATATAACGTACTCCTGGTTTTGGTATAAAATCAGTAACAATTAATGCACATGCATTAAAATAAGGAGGTGCTTGGATGCATGTTGTACATGTTAAACAATAGACGACGATAATAAATGAAAGAATCAGGAGTGATTTCATTAAAATATGAAAGacaaatctatactaatatattaaaaggcgttgtgaaaaatgtatatgtgtcattacaatgaggttcgaacacctgacctcaagtgtggatgataattctcattaccatcttaaccaactaccaattgtggtttatctcttcacattaatttataa
This Spinacia oleracea cultivar Varoflay chromosome 6, BTI_SOV_V1, whole genome shotgun sequence DNA region includes the following protein-coding sequences:
- the LOC110795159 gene encoding uncharacterized protein; the protein is MRPSFVPKWEEAENEALVENMQLEDGGCPEGTILIRRWSKDEFIRMSRFTKDYVSRLKSNANQQQPGTHFAIVQTNSDPSKVKYYGVKCELSIYNPHVTPQQYSSGEMIIQNGNDRIQFGWTAGQSHCFNMLCPGFIRVNKHIPVDAIVSGTSERGSSKIVCMGPFVYQDPKTGHWWLLIRDSIRPDNIVGYWPRELFTGLANGATYIAVGGEAYSPPDQPLPPIGNGYYPVEDVRLSAYCARFGVLDANRQQISPKQTEKYTDNWHYGVYDREQYPKVGRTIFYGGTTM